One part of the Flavobacterium johnsoniae UW101 genome encodes these proteins:
- a CDS encoding helix-turn-helix domain-containing protein: MINDYKKHDLYGMTLIQKIELTPPFKFDFPITEQACFLYVKEGEIDYYIDNENVNVSTNYSLLVNCMDSGKQLHNSNSNNNCEIVIVTFYPKILKKIYEKELPLLFQRPESLISNKSSERINNDFLIQKYIEGLLFYFENPSLINEDILVLKLKEIILLLSQTQNSESIQLILSQLFSPTTYSFRQIIEANLFSQLTIEELAQQNNLSVSSFKREFSKIYHDTPANYIKTKKLMKAAEMLQVSDQRITEIAFDCGFNDLANFTKSFTSKYGISPTNYRQKLK; the protein is encoded by the coding sequence ATGATAAACGACTATAAAAAGCATGATTTATATGGCATGACATTAATTCAAAAAATTGAATTAACACCGCCGTTTAAATTTGATTTTCCAATTACTGAACAGGCTTGCTTTTTATATGTAAAAGAAGGAGAGATTGATTATTATATTGATAATGAAAATGTGAATGTTTCTACAAATTATTCCTTATTAGTGAATTGTATGGATTCTGGTAAGCAATTGCACAATTCAAATTCCAATAATAATTGTGAAATAGTAATTGTAACGTTCTATCCTAAAATATTAAAGAAAATATACGAAAAGGAACTTCCATTATTGTTTCAAAGACCTGAAAGTTTAATATCGAATAAATCAAGTGAAAGAATAAATAACGATTTTCTAATTCAAAAGTATATTGAAGGATTATTGTTTTATTTTGAAAATCCGTCTTTAATCAATGAAGATATCTTAGTTCTAAAATTAAAAGAAATTATACTTTTATTATCTCAGACACAAAATTCAGAATCAATACAGCTGATATTATCCCAGCTTTTTTCTCCAACGACTTATAGTTTCAGACAAATAATCGAAGCAAATTTGTTTTCGCAGCTCACTATTGAAGAATTAGCACAACAGAATAATTTAAGTGTTTCATCGTTTAAACGCGAATTTTCAAAAATATATCACGATACTCCCGCTAATTACATTAAAACTAAAAAACTTATGAAAGCGGCAGAGATGCTTCAGGTTTCTGACCAGCGTATTACTGAAATAGCTTTTGACTGCGGTTTTAATGATCTGGCAAATTTTACCAAAAGTTTTACCAGCAAATATGGTATCAGTCCCACAAATTACAGGCAGAAACTTAAATAG